A single window of Gossypium arboreum isolate Shixiya-1 chromosome 13, ASM2569848v2, whole genome shotgun sequence DNA harbors:
- the LOC108462706 gene encoding uncharacterized protein LOC108462706, whose product MEMNMVDAGSGGALVNMTPQQARDLISTMAANSQQFRANPKPPRSVHQLSNSTLKYKVDRIANILNSLVAKKAKTARLCRICATPKHTTNACPSLNDDTMAHLDAVGNFPRPPQRRYNPYTNTYNLGWRDHPNLSYGANPRFNQSNQNRETKDFQQKIEASIRELTILIERLNSQGKLPSQTEPNPRQNANAVTLRSGKILEPIPGKNLGQEITQEKPKNNEQVRAKPPLPKIQPPFPRELNQCQKSKEDKEILKTFRNVEINLLLLDAIRQIPRYAKFLKELCTNK is encoded by the exons atggagatgaatatggtagatgctGGGAGTGGAGGAGcattggtcaacatgactccacaacaagcaagagacttaatctccacGATGGCTGCAAATTCTCAGCAATTTCGAGCCAATCCTAAACCCCCTAGAAGtgttcaccagctaagtaattcgaCTTTAAAATATAAGGTTGATAGAATTGCTAATATTTTGAATTCTCTTGTTGCTAAAAAAGCAAAGACAGCCCGGTTATGCAGAATATGTGCTACCCCTAAACATACAACTAATGCATGTCCCAGTTTGaatgatgatactatggctcatttAGATGCTGTGGGGAATTTTCCTAGGCCACCACAAAGGCGATACAACCCTTACACTAATACCTACAACCTAGGATGGAGGGATCACCCTAACTTAAGTTATGGGGCCAATCCACGATTTAACCAGTCAAACCAAAATCG AGAGACGAAggatttccaacagaaaattgaAGCATCCATAAGGGAGTTGACCATATTAATTGAAAGATTGAACTCTCAAGGGAAGCTGCCATCACAAACAGAACCAAACCCAAGGCAAAACGCAAATGCAGTGACGCTGCGAAGTGGAAAGATACTGGAACCAATTCCTGGAAAAAATCTTGGTCAAGAAATCACccaagaaaaacccaaaaataatgaacAGGTCCGAGCAAAACCCCCActgccaaaaatccaacctccattcccaagaGAATTAAACCAGTGTCAAAAAAGTAAGGAAGACAAAGAGATCCTCAAAACATTCAGGAATGTTGAGATCAATCTACTATTGTTGGATGCCATCAGACAGATTCCGCGATACGCCAAATTCCTCAAAGAGCTTTGCACCAACAAATGA